The following proteins are encoded in a genomic region of Rhodoferax aquaticus:
- a CDS encoding terminase large subunit domain-containing protein has protein sequence MANAKGNARVIPADREAIFLPFQSKWIKDNSRIKLMEKTRQVGASWSTAYAADERAAAQGARFDEWVSSRDDIQARLFIEDCKMWAGIMNLAAQDLGEVVIDAKDKLTAYVLQFASGRRIHSMSSNPDAQAGKRGSRVLDEFALHKDQRKLWAIAYPGITWGGNMEIISTHRGSHSFFNGLIREAREKGNPKKISLHRVTLQDALDQGFLYKLQQALPADAEQQVMTEAEYFEFIKNGCADQESFDQEYMCVPADDNAKFLEYGLITGCEYAAGIVWQRDLDDVFTGQLFCGVDIGRKKDLTVLWVIEKLGDVFYTRRVETMANMRKSAQEAILYPWFAICSRICIDATGLGIGWADDAQDKFGERRVEAITFTGQVKEALAYPVRGAMEDHTLRIPDDPVVRADLRKVQKTVTAAGNIRFVAESTPDGHADRFWALALALHAGSGDSGPVVATSRPRSAIETIGSINLAGY, from the coding sequence ATGGCCAATGCGAAAGGCAACGCCAGGGTCATTCCAGCCGATCGGGAAGCGATTTTCTTGCCGTTTCAAAGTAAGTGGATCAAAGACAACTCGCGCATCAAGCTCATGGAGAAGACGCGCCAGGTCGGCGCTAGTTGGTCTACCGCGTATGCAGCCGACGAGCGTGCCGCTGCGCAGGGGGCAAGGTTTGATGAGTGGGTAAGCAGCCGGGACGATATCCAGGCGCGCTTGTTCATTGAAGACTGCAAGATGTGGGCGGGCATCATGAACTTGGCAGCCCAAGACTTGGGCGAAGTTGTGATTGACGCCAAAGACAAGCTGACAGCCTATGTGCTTCAGTTTGCCAGCGGCCGACGCATTCACAGCATGAGTAGCAACCCAGATGCGCAGGCCGGTAAGCGCGGGAGTCGTGTGCTGGACGAGTTTGCGCTGCACAAGGATCAACGTAAGCTGTGGGCCATTGCCTACCCAGGTATTACCTGGGGCGGCAATATGGAAATCATTAGCACGCACCGGGGGTCGCATAGCTTTTTCAATGGCCTGATCCGTGAGGCACGTGAGAAAGGCAACCCCAAGAAAATTAGTTTGCACCGCGTCACGCTGCAAGACGCGTTAGACCAAGGGTTCCTCTACAAGCTGCAGCAAGCCTTGCCAGCCGACGCCGAGCAACAGGTGATGACCGAGGCGGAGTACTTCGAGTTCATCAAGAACGGGTGTGCCGATCAAGAGTCGTTCGACCAGGAATACATGTGCGTGCCTGCGGATGACAACGCCAAGTTTTTGGAGTACGGGCTGATCACTGGCTGCGAGTACGCCGCAGGCATCGTTTGGCAAAGGGACTTGGACGATGTGTTCACTGGCCAGTTGTTCTGCGGCGTGGATATCGGTCGCAAGAAGGACTTGACAGTCTTATGGGTGATCGAGAAGCTGGGCGATGTGTTCTATACGCGCCGCGTGGAGACCATGGCCAATATGCGCAAGAGCGCACAAGAGGCCATCTTGTACCCATGGTTTGCCATCTGCAGCCGCATTTGTATCGACGCCACTGGGCTGGGTATTGGCTGGGCAGATGACGCGCAAGACAAGTTTGGCGAACGCCGGGTGGAGGCTATCACCTTCACTGGGCAGGTCAAAGAAGCTTTGGCATACCCCGTGCGTGGAGCGATGGAAGACCACACGCTGCGCATTCCAGATGACCCAGTGGTTCGCGCAGACCTTCGCAAAGTGCAAAAGACGGTGACAGCAGCTGGAAACATTCGCTTTGTGGCGGAGAGCACACCTGACGGCCATGCGGACCGATTTTGGGCTTTGGCTTTGGCGCTGCACGCGGGCTCTGGTGACAGTGGTCCTGTGGTGGCCACCAGCAGGCCACGCTCGGCCATCGAAACCATTGGCAGCATCAACCTCGCAGGCTATTGA